One genomic segment of Nonomuraea coxensis DSM 45129 includes these proteins:
- a CDS encoding CHAP domain-containing protein produces the protein MSSSTRTRAATCLATAAAGAMALAGLQAALATPAAAASRDTIVSIAQREAGNAARNKENPMGSGCNYYTGVFRTWKPATGCGTGDGVQFRDSDWCADFAKYVWKNAGVRHADVAEGNGGVLTGWASSFKDYGTQNGTWHARSSGYTPQPGDALVFDWDQSGSIDHVGIVRSSDGSRVYTIEGNSGDAIKYKDYARSDIDIVGYSAPVGIDGGSSLGVLDFYLSDSQSSNVATRPVVQFGNSPMVPIRGDWNGDGKDTVSAYDPTSGTFYISDTPESGLASYSFRYGDPGGVPFVGDWDGDGRDNVGVRMGLTFFLRTSPVTTMTETTVSVAYGDPGMLPVVGDWDGDGKDSVSAYDPVSGTFLLSNTPQTGAAAYVVRYGDPGAAPLAGDWDGDGKDNVGVRMGTTFYLRTGPVTGAIEGTVSVGYGNGGAELPITGDWDGDGKDSQGVVR, from the coding sequence ATGAGCAGCTCCACGCGAACCCGCGCCGCCACCTGCCTCGCCACGGCGGCGGCCGGGGCGATGGCCCTGGCCGGACTGCAGGCCGCGCTCGCCACGCCCGCCGCCGCCGCGAGCCGCGACACGATCGTCTCGATCGCGCAGCGCGAGGCCGGCAACGCCGCACGCAACAAGGAGAACCCCATGGGCAGCGGCTGCAACTACTACACCGGCGTGTTCCGCACGTGGAAGCCGGCCACCGGCTGCGGCACGGGCGACGGCGTGCAGTTCCGCGACAGCGACTGGTGCGCCGACTTCGCCAAGTACGTCTGGAAGAACGCCGGAGTACGCCACGCGGACGTCGCCGAGGGCAACGGCGGCGTGCTGACCGGGTGGGCGTCGTCCTTCAAGGACTACGGCACCCAGAACGGCACCTGGCACGCCCGCTCCAGCGGGTACACCCCGCAGCCCGGGGACGCCCTGGTCTTCGACTGGGACCAGAGCGGCTCCATCGACCACGTCGGCATCGTCAGGTCGTCCGACGGCAGCCGCGTCTACACGATCGAGGGCAACAGCGGCGACGCGATCAAGTACAAGGACTACGCCCGCTCCGACATCGACATCGTGGGCTACTCCGCGCCGGTCGGCATCGACGGCGGGAGCAGTCTGGGTGTTCTGGACTTCTATCTGTCCGACAGTCAGTCGTCGAATGTGGCGACGCGGCCGGTGGTGCAGTTCGGGAACTCGCCGATGGTGCCGATCCGGGGTGACTGGAACGGTGATGGTAAGGACACGGTGAGTGCTTATGATCCGACGTCGGGGACGTTCTACATCTCGGACACGCCGGAGTCGGGTCTGGCGTCGTATTCGTTCCGGTACGGGGATCCGGGTGGGGTGCCGTTCGTGGGGGATTGGGACGGTGACGGCAGGGACAACGTGGGTGTCCGGATGGGGCTGACGTTCTTCCTGCGGACGAGTCCGGTGACGACGATGACGGAGACGACGGTGTCGGTGGCCTACGGGGATCCGGGGATGCTTCCGGTGGTGGGTGACTGGGACGGCGACGGCAAGGACTCGGTCAGTGCCTACGATCCGGTGTCGGGGACGTTCCTGTTGTCGAACACGCCGCAGACGGGTGCGGCGGCTTATGTGGTGCGGTACGGGGATCCGGGTGCGGCGCCGCTGGCGGGTGACTGGGACGGCGACGGCAAGGACAACGTCGGGGTGCGGATGGGCACCACGTTCTATCTGCGGACGGGTCCGGTGACGGGCGCGATCGAGGGGACGGTGTCGGTGGGTTACGGCAACGGTGGCGCGGAGTTGCCGATCACGGGTGATTGGGACGGCGACGGCAAGGACAGCCAGGGCGTCGTCCGCTGA
- a CDS encoding glycoside hydrolase family 15 protein has product MQADSAAPAGDPGGHRGDPRYLPIGEHGLIGDLRTVALVGTNGTIDWYCCPRFDAPSVFGSILDADRGGSFELAADVPYTTKQFYFPDTNVLITRFFADDGVGEIQDFMPVERDNAEVDRHRLIRRVTCVRGKLPFRALVAPRFDYGRVPHTLTRDGDLTVFTSPALSLTLFSSVPLEHDDRDASARFVLHEGERAVFALDRAAPGVVPRGCPLEQAEDLFTATVGFWRRWLSASRYRGRWREIVHRSALTLKLLTYAPTGGIVAAPTTSLPERIGGRRNWDYRYVWVRDAAFCVYALLRLGFTEEAEAFMGFLDEHVGAGGTAPGGPLQIMYGIDGRRDLPEEELSHLEGYRGSRPVRVGNDAVGQLQLDIYGALIDSVYLYNKWGTPISSRRWDELCTLVDWVCAHWDQPDEGVWETRGGRKNFTYSRLMCWVAIERAMRIAIQRGLPADMPRWRESRDAIYRDIMEHGWSERLQGFVQHAGDEVLDAAVLMMPLAKFVSPTDPKWLSTLDALGDALVSDSLVYRYDPERSPDGLEGPEGTFSICSFWYVEALSRAGRLDEARLAFEKMLTYANHLGLYAEQIGHTGEQLGNFPQAFTHLALISAAFNLDQALG; this is encoded by the coding sequence ATGCAGGCAGACAGCGCCGCACCGGCAGGCGACCCGGGCGGTCACCGGGGCGACCCCCGCTACCTGCCGATCGGCGAGCACGGGCTGATCGGCGATCTGCGCACGGTCGCGCTCGTGGGCACCAACGGCACCATCGACTGGTACTGCTGCCCTCGGTTCGACGCGCCGTCGGTGTTCGGCTCGATCCTGGACGCCGACAGGGGCGGCTCGTTCGAGCTGGCCGCCGACGTGCCGTACACGACCAAGCAGTTCTACTTCCCCGACACCAACGTCCTGATCACCCGGTTCTTCGCCGACGACGGCGTGGGCGAGATCCAGGATTTCATGCCCGTGGAACGTGACAACGCCGAGGTGGACCGGCACCGGCTGATCAGGCGGGTCACCTGCGTACGCGGCAAGCTGCCCTTCCGCGCGCTGGTCGCGCCCCGGTTCGACTACGGCCGGGTGCCGCACACCCTGACCAGGGACGGCGACCTGACCGTCTTCACCTCCCCGGCGCTCAGCCTGACGCTGTTCTCCAGCGTGCCGTTGGAGCACGACGACCGCGACGCCTCCGCCCGGTTCGTGCTGCACGAGGGCGAGCGGGCGGTGTTCGCCCTCGACCGGGCCGCTCCCGGTGTCGTGCCCCGCGGCTGCCCGCTGGAGCAGGCGGAGGACCTGTTCACGGCGACGGTCGGGTTCTGGCGCAGGTGGCTGTCGGCCTCCCGCTACCGGGGCCGCTGGCGGGAGATCGTGCACCGTTCCGCGCTCACGCTCAAGCTGCTCACCTACGCCCCGACCGGCGGCATCGTCGCCGCGCCCACCACGAGCCTGCCCGAGCGGATCGGCGGCCGGCGCAACTGGGACTACCGGTACGTGTGGGTGCGCGACGCCGCGTTCTGCGTCTACGCCCTGCTCCGGCTCGGCTTCACCGAGGAGGCCGAGGCGTTCATGGGCTTCCTGGACGAGCACGTGGGGGCGGGCGGCACCGCCCCCGGCGGGCCGCTGCAGATCATGTACGGCATCGACGGTCGCCGCGACCTGCCCGAGGAGGAGCTGTCGCACCTGGAGGGCTACCGCGGCTCGCGGCCCGTCCGGGTCGGCAACGACGCCGTCGGCCAGCTCCAGCTCGACATCTACGGCGCCCTCATCGACTCGGTCTACCTGTACAACAAATGGGGCACGCCGATCTCCAGCCGGCGCTGGGACGAGCTGTGCACGCTGGTCGACTGGGTCTGCGCCCACTGGGACCAGCCCGACGAGGGCGTCTGGGAGACGCGCGGCGGGCGCAAGAACTTCACCTACTCGCGCCTGATGTGCTGGGTGGCGATCGAGCGCGCCATGCGCATCGCGATCCAGCGCGGCCTGCCCGCCGACATGCCACGCTGGCGTGAGAGCCGCGACGCCATCTACCGCGACATCATGGAGCACGGCTGGTCGGAGCGGCTGCAGGGGTTCGTCCAGCACGCCGGCGACGAGGTGCTCGACGCGGCGGTGCTGATGATGCCGCTGGCGAAGTTCGTCTCGCCGACGGACCCCAAGTGGCTGTCCACCCTGGACGCGCTCGGCGACGCCCTGGTCTCCGACTCGCTGGTCTACCGCTACGACCCCGAGCGCAGCCCGGACGGGCTGGAGGGCCCGGAGGGCACGTTCTCGATCTGCTCTTTCTGGTACGTCGAGGCGCTGTCGCGGGCCGGCCGCCTCGACGAGGCCCGCCTGGCCTTCGAGAAGATGCTCACCTACGCCAACCACCTGGGCCTGTACGCCGAGCAGATCGGTCACACCGGCGAGCAGCTCGGCAACTTCCCGCAGGCCTTCACCCATCTGGCGCTCATCAGCGCGGCCTTCAACCTGGACCAGGCCCTCGGCTGA
- a CDS encoding M15 family metallopeptidase: MPEIVLLSDPRIAAVPVEECGEPLVDLRDVEALRVDPRLADGAGAYAHVRLSVADLLVAAQTRLPRELRLLVVEGYRPAATQARDFASSVARHRAAHPGWDDERAAAEAAKFVSPPAVAPHVTGGAVDLTLCTAGGAELPMGTPVNATPPEAGEECRTASAAVSREARANRDLLIDAMTSAGFVNYPTEWWHWSYGERYWAFVTGARHARYGPRDRLPAGEAPVRRARGAR; encoded by the coding sequence ATGCCGGAGATCGTGCTCCTGTCCGACCCGCGGATCGCCGCGGTCCCCGTCGAGGAGTGCGGGGAGCCTTTGGTGGACCTGCGCGACGTGGAGGCCCTGCGGGTCGATCCGCGGCTGGCCGACGGCGCGGGCGCGTACGCGCACGTGCGGCTGAGCGTGGCCGATCTGCTGGTGGCCGCGCAGACCCGGCTCCCGCGCGAGCTGCGGCTGCTGGTCGTCGAGGGCTACCGGCCGGCCGCGACGCAGGCGCGGGATTTCGCCTCGTCCGTCGCCCGCCACCGCGCCGCCCACCCGGGCTGGGACGACGAGCGGGCCGCCGCCGAGGCCGCGAAGTTCGTCTCGCCGCCCGCCGTGGCACCGCACGTCACCGGCGGCGCGGTCGACCTGACGCTGTGCACCGCCGGCGGCGCCGAGCTGCCGATGGGCACGCCGGTCAACGCCACGCCGCCGGAGGCGGGCGAGGAGTGCCGTACGGCCTCGGCCGCCGTCTCCCGTGAGGCCCGGGCCAACCGGGACCTGCTGATCGACGCCATGACGTCCGCCGGGTTCGTCAACTATCCCACCGAGTGGTGGCACTGGTCCTACGGCGAGCGGTACTGGGCCTTCGTCACCGGCGCGCGGCACGCCCGCTACGGCCCCCGGGACCGGCTGCCGGCGGGGGAGGCGCCGGTCCGGCGGGCGCGCGGGGCCCGTTAG
- a CDS encoding VOC family protein, which yields MTSQFIALCFGAHDPVGLGRFWAAVLGRELLDGRHDGVVLPPDDDTGFEIRCLPSLEKKIGQNQAHFDLTSETPEHQQRTVARALELGARHIDVGQRPEEGHVVLADPEGNEFCVIEAGNKFLDGCGFIGALASDGTQAVGYFWSQALGWPLVWDQDEETAIQSPRGGTKITWGGPPVGPKHGRNRLHFDLAPPEGGDQRTEIERLVSLGARLADGGRHGSGVVELLDPDGNEFCLLPSA from the coding sequence ATGACCTCACAGTTCATCGCGCTCTGTTTCGGCGCGCACGACCCCGTAGGACTCGGCCGCTTCTGGGCCGCGGTGCTGGGCAGGGAGCTGCTCGACGGCCGCCACGACGGCGTCGTGCTCCCGCCCGACGACGACACCGGCTTCGAGATCCGCTGCCTGCCGAGCCTGGAGAAGAAGATCGGCCAGAACCAGGCGCACTTCGACCTGACCAGCGAAACCCCCGAGCACCAGCAGCGGACGGTGGCGAGGGCACTGGAGCTCGGCGCACGGCACATCGACGTCGGGCAGCGCCCCGAGGAGGGCCACGTCGTCCTCGCCGACCCCGAGGGCAACGAGTTCTGCGTGATCGAGGCGGGCAACAAGTTCCTCGACGGATGCGGGTTCATCGGCGCGCTCGCCAGCGACGGCACCCAGGCCGTCGGCTACTTCTGGAGCCAGGCGCTCGGCTGGCCGCTCGTCTGGGACCAGGACGAGGAGACCGCGATCCAGTCGCCGCGCGGCGGCACGAAGATCACGTGGGGCGGCCCGCCGGTGGGCCCGAAGCACGGCAGGAACCGGCTGCACTTCGACCTCGCGCCCCCCGAGGGCGGCGACCAGCGGACGGAGATCGAGCGTCTGGTCTCCCTCGGCGCCCGCCTGGCCGACGGCGGCCGGCACGGCAGCGGCGTGGTGGAGCTGCTCGACCCCGACGGCAACGAGTTCTGCCTGCTTCCTTCCGCCTGA
- a CDS encoding AfsR/SARP family transcriptional regulator, whose protein sequence is MDLRLLGPVEVWSGGRQVPVGGAKPRTLLAALLLEAGRVVTVDRLIEAIWEEDPPPTARGVLQTYVASLRRAFAGAGLPDVIVSHRLGYLAEIAPDSLDRNVFERLVAQGRHAARRGRPEEAAETLRRALGLWRGEALGGIGGAHLRAEAVRLEELRLAVTEERVAADLAAGRDEQLIDELAELVALHPARERLRRDLMVALYRVGRQSDALAVYQQGRQVLVAEMGVEPGPELRQAQEAILRSDPALARPAKPGGRLPRQLPSPLPDFTGREREVAALRDHLTRAGAMPICVISGQGGVGKSALALRAAHEIAHAYPDGQLHVELRGTTRTPAGAEEVLGRLLRELEPAGAPLPLTLEERSARYRTLLAGGRRLIVLDDAASEAQVRPLLPGGEGCAVIVTSRNRLAGLSGAMLVDLGMLPAGSAIDLLVRIAGEERITGDAEAARQIVRQCGGLPLALRVAGARLASRRRWSARRLAERLADEQHRLDELAAGDLEVRASIALSYEMLSAAEKRALRRLGLLGLPSFPVWVAATAVDAGMRAAEQLLEQLVDTSLVDEVDPDETGQARYRLHDLVRLFAGERARAEEPAEEMTAMAGRVLGGWLWLVERLSKAVPTGAIPVRVAPELLHPLEEEAARPALADPRGWFRGEEQPLIAAVELAAALDLDRLAVELAAALSSVAFEGSQYVFDDPFTSWHRTHEAALGAARRTGNVLGEASLLAGLGRLYYERDFYAESRRYLGQALSLFRAAGDVRGEAATLAALGAACREQGHLAEALHFLGEAEPLWDDLADAGALAHVRRLAGTVRLERGDYPAAWADLGAALTLYQEIGSSRGAGLTLRNMSLYHRARGEYGPAERLCEQALEIFRGLGDRLMAAYCARSLAKVRIRLGGHDEARRLLEEALGVTRTLHDRWGEACTLRTLGELDLAEGRLYQAQARLEESVRLWETLRLGLFRARTLRDLASVREALGDTAGARELLAEALEVFRLHGSREYGELSR, encoded by the coding sequence ATGGACTTACGGCTCCTGGGACCGGTCGAGGTGTGGAGCGGCGGGCGGCAGGTGCCCGTCGGCGGCGCCAAACCGCGGACGTTGCTGGCCGCCCTGCTGCTGGAGGCCGGCCGTGTCGTCACCGTCGACCGGCTGATCGAGGCGATCTGGGAGGAGGATCCGCCGCCGACCGCGCGCGGCGTGCTGCAGACCTACGTCGCCTCGCTGCGCAGGGCGTTCGCGGGGGCCGGGCTGCCGGACGTCATCGTCTCGCACCGGCTCGGCTACCTGGCGGAGATCGCGCCGGACTCCCTCGACAGGAACGTCTTCGAACGGCTGGTCGCCCAGGGCCGCCACGCGGCGCGGCGGGGCCGGCCCGAGGAGGCGGCGGAGACGCTTCGCAGGGCGCTCGGGCTGTGGCGTGGCGAGGCGCTGGGCGGGATCGGCGGCGCGCACCTGCGGGCGGAGGCCGTACGGCTGGAGGAGCTGCGCCTGGCCGTCACCGAGGAGCGTGTCGCCGCCGACCTGGCCGCCGGCCGGGACGAACAGCTCATCGACGAGCTCGCCGAGCTGGTCGCGCTGCACCCGGCGCGCGAGCGGCTGCGCCGCGACCTCATGGTGGCGCTCTACCGGGTCGGCAGGCAGTCCGACGCGCTGGCCGTCTACCAGCAGGGCAGGCAGGTGCTCGTCGCGGAGATGGGCGTCGAGCCGGGGCCGGAGCTGCGCCAGGCGCAGGAGGCCATCCTGCGCTCGGACCCGGCGCTGGCGCGGCCCGCCAAGCCCGGGGGGCGCCTGCCGCGCCAGCTTCCGTCGCCGCTGCCCGACTTCACCGGCCGGGAGCGGGAGGTGGCGGCGCTGCGCGACCACCTGACCAGGGCCGGCGCCATGCCGATCTGCGTCATCTCCGGCCAAGGCGGCGTGGGGAAGTCCGCCCTGGCGCTGCGCGCCGCGCACGAGATCGCGCACGCCTACCCCGACGGCCAGCTCCACGTCGAGCTGCGCGGCACCACGCGCACCCCGGCCGGCGCCGAGGAGGTCCTCGGGCGGCTGCTGCGCGAGCTGGAGCCGGCCGGCGCGCCGCTCCCCCTCACGCTGGAGGAGCGCTCCGCCCGCTACCGGACGCTGCTGGCCGGCGGGCGCCGGCTGATCGTGCTGGACGACGCCGCCTCCGAGGCCCAGGTACGCCCGCTGCTGCCCGGCGGCGAGGGCTGCGCCGTGATCGTCACCTCCAGGAACCGGCTCGCCGGGCTGTCCGGCGCCATGCTCGTCGATCTCGGCATGCTGCCCGCCGGGTCCGCCATCGACCTGCTCGTCAGGATCGCGGGCGAGGAGCGGATCACCGGCGACGCCGAGGCGGCCCGCCAGATCGTCCGCCAGTGCGGCGGCCTGCCGCTCGCGCTGCGGGTCGCCGGGGCGCGGCTCGCCTCGCGCCGCCGCTGGTCGGCCCGGCGCCTGGCCGAGCGCCTCGCCGACGAGCAGCACCGGCTCGACGAGCTGGCCGCCGGCGATCTGGAGGTGCGCGCGAGCATCGCCCTCAGCTACGAGATGCTCTCCGCCGCGGAGAAGCGGGCGCTGCGCAGGCTCGGGCTCCTCGGCCTGCCGAGCTTCCCCGTCTGGGTGGCCGCGACGGCCGTGGACGCCGGGATGCGCGCGGCCGAGCAGCTTCTGGAGCAGCTCGTGGACACCTCGCTCGTCGACGAGGTGGACCCGGACGAGACCGGCCAGGCCCGCTACCGCCTGCACGACCTGGTCCGGCTGTTCGCCGGCGAGCGCGCCCGGGCCGAGGAGCCGGCCGAGGAGATGACGGCGATGGCCGGGCGGGTGCTGGGCGGCTGGCTGTGGCTGGTCGAGCGGCTCAGCAAGGCCGTGCCGACGGGGGCCATCCCGGTGCGGGTCGCTCCGGAGCTGCTGCACCCGCTGGAGGAGGAGGCGGCGCGGCCGGCGCTCGCCGACCCGCGCGGCTGGTTCCGCGGCGAGGAGCAGCCGCTGATCGCGGCGGTCGAGCTGGCCGCCGCGCTGGACCTCGACCGGCTCGCCGTCGAGCTCGCCGCCGCCCTGTCGTCGGTGGCCTTCGAAGGCAGCCAGTACGTCTTCGACGACCCGTTCACCTCCTGGCACCGTACGCACGAGGCGGCGCTCGGCGCGGCCCGGCGCACCGGCAACGTGCTCGGCGAGGCGAGCCTGCTCGCCGGCCTCGGCCGGCTCTACTACGAGCGTGACTTCTACGCCGAGTCCCGGCGCTACCTCGGCCAGGCGCTGTCGCTGTTCCGGGCCGCAGGGGACGTCCGGGGGGAGGCGGCCACGCTCGCCGCGCTCGGCGCCGCCTGCCGCGAGCAGGGCCATCTGGCCGAGGCGCTGCACTTCCTCGGCGAGGCCGAGCCGCTCTGGGACGATCTCGCCGACGCCGGCGCGCTCGCGCACGTCAGACGGCTGGCAGGCACCGTGCGTCTCGAACGGGGCGACTACCCGGCGGCCTGGGCCGACCTCGGCGCGGCACTGACGCTCTACCAGGAGATCGGCAGCTCCCGGGGCGCCGGCCTGACCCTGCGCAACATGTCGCTGTACCACCGGGCGCGCGGCGAGTACGGCCCGGCCGAACGGCTGTGCGAGCAGGCGCTGGAGATCTTCCGCGGGCTCGGCGACCGGCTCATGGCGGCGTACTGCGCCCGCTCGCTGGCGAAGGTGCGGATCCGGCTGGGCGGGCACGACGAGGCCAGGCGCCTGCTGGAGGAGGCGCTGGGCGTGACGCGCACCCTGCACGACCGGTGGGGCGAGGCGTGCACGCTGCGCACGCTCGGCGAGCTCGACCTGGCCGAGGGCCGTCTCTACCAGGCGCAGGCGCGGCTGGAGGAGTCCGTGCGGCTGTGGGAGACGCTGCGGCTCGGCCTGTTCCGCGCCCGTACCCTGCGCGACCTCGCCTCCGTCCGCGAGGCGCTCGGCGACACCGCGGGCGCCCGCGAGCTGCTGGCCGAGGCGCTGGAGGTGTTCCGGCTGCACGGCTCCCGCGAGTACGGCGAGCTGTCCCGTTGA
- a CDS encoding FAD-dependent oxidoreductase, translated as MTDHWDSIVDVLVAGSGAAGLTAAIAAADRGLDTLVVESTPRWGGTTSISGGGLWMPANPLMLRAGVRDSPEEALRYMDEVIAEAGPASSPERRKAYVRTAPEVVAFLGRLGVRWRRSPDYPDYYPDRPGGKVGRAIEVAPFDTKLLGAWYDSARSKESGIPLPLMTDDVWLLSRAWSTPGGFVRGARFVFRTLGQYAGGKRPTGIGGSLAASLMHIVRTQQTPVWLSAPIVDLIIEDGAVVGAVVERNGRARRIRARHGVVLAAGGFAKNGDWRREHHGIPGYSSAPEGDLGTVIAMGAKAGAALALMDDAWWGASLLGPGGDPRFLVAERSLPFSIMVNTGGERFTNESASYIDVGHDMLKHGEAGPMWMITDVRHTRRYLNTAVAGQAGKWKRAGLLAEAPTVEALAAEIGVDAARLAATVERFNGFARTGVDADFGRGRTVYDNYYGDPRVKPNPNLGPLEKGPFRAFRVYPGDLGTKGGLLTDEHARVLREDGAAIPGLYAAGNTTASVMGRTYPGPGSTIGPAVVFGYLAARHAARHAAGDPA; from the coding sequence TTGACCGACCACTGGGACAGCATCGTCGACGTGCTCGTCGCGGGCTCCGGCGCGGCGGGCCTGACCGCCGCCATCGCCGCCGCCGACCGCGGGCTGGACACCCTGGTGGTGGAGAGCACCCCGCGCTGGGGCGGCACCACGTCCATCTCCGGCGGCGGGCTGTGGATGCCGGCCAACCCGCTCATGCTCCGCGCCGGCGTCCGCGACTCCCCCGAGGAGGCCCTGCGGTACATGGACGAGGTCATCGCCGAAGCCGGCCCCGCCTCCTCGCCCGAACGCAGGAAGGCGTACGTGCGGACCGCCCCCGAGGTGGTCGCCTTCCTCGGCCGCCTCGGCGTGCGCTGGCGCAGGTCCCCCGACTATCCCGACTACTACCCGGACCGGCCGGGCGGCAAGGTGGGCCGGGCGATCGAGGTCGCGCCGTTCGACACCAAGCTGCTCGGCGCCTGGTACGACAGCGCCCGCTCCAAGGAGAGCGGCATCCCGCTGCCCCTCATGACCGACGACGTGTGGCTGCTGTCGCGCGCCTGGTCCACCCCCGGCGGATTCGTGCGCGGCGCCCGCTTCGTCTTCCGCACCCTCGGCCAGTACGCCGGCGGCAAACGGCCGACCGGCATCGGCGGCTCGCTCGCCGCCTCGCTCATGCACATCGTCCGCACCCAGCAGACCCCCGTCTGGCTGTCCGCCCCGATCGTCGACCTGATCATCGAGGACGGCGCGGTCGTCGGCGCCGTGGTGGAACGGAACGGCCGCGCCCGCCGGATCCGCGCCCGACACGGCGTCGTCCTGGCCGCCGGCGGGTTCGCCAAGAACGGCGACTGGCGCCGCGAGCACCACGGCATCCCCGGCTACTCCTCCGCCCCCGAGGGCGACCTCGGCACGGTCATCGCGATGGGCGCGAAGGCGGGCGCCGCGCTGGCGCTCATGGACGACGCCTGGTGGGGCGCGTCCCTGCTCGGTCCAGGCGGCGACCCCCGCTTCCTCGTCGCCGAGCGCTCCCTGCCGTTCTCGATCATGGTGAACACCGGCGGCGAGCGCTTCACCAACGAGTCGGCGTCCTACATCGACGTCGGCCACGACATGCTCAAGCACGGCGAGGCCGGCCCGATGTGGATGATCACCGACGTCCGGCACACCCGCCGCTACCTCAACACCGCCGTCGCCGGGCAGGCGGGCAAGTGGAAGCGGGCGGGCCTGCTGGCCGAGGCCCCGACCGTGGAGGCGCTGGCCGCCGAGATCGGCGTCGACGCCGCACGCCTCGCCGCGACCGTCGAACGCTTCAACGGCTTCGCCCGCACCGGCGTGGACGCCGACTTCGGCCGGGGCCGCACCGTCTACGACAACTACTACGGCGACCCGCGGGTCAAGCCCAACCCCAACCTCGGGCCGCTGGAGAAGGGGCCGTTCCGGGCGTTCCGCGTCTATCCCGGCGACCTCGGCACCAAGGGCGGCCTGCTCACCGACGAGCACGCCCGCGTGCTGCGCGAGGACGGCGCCGCCATCCCCGGCCTGTACGCGGCGGGCAACACCACCGCCTCCGTCATGGGCCGCACCTACCCCGGCCCCGGCTCCACCATCGGCCCGGCCGTCGTCTTCGGCTACCTGGCCGCCCGCCATGCCGCCCGCCACGCCGCCGGCGACCCCGCCTAA
- a CDS encoding TIGR03619 family F420-dependent LLM class oxidoreductase: MELGIALPTSGPLAGPAAIARVAREAEQLGYDSVWTYERLLRPTAPVAIGGGDPQPVPEIYRVVYEPLETLSYVAALTDRIKLGTSIIDALLHPAVVLAKRLATLDQLSGGRVVAGLGQGWMPQEFAAAGVPMSRIGRGMDEVVAAMRASWGPDPVAYEGDFTHIAASEINPKPVQPRLPILLGAMTPGGIRRAARIADGLNPVVINRDTLIDMTKAFRAAVAEQGRDPESVTVVARANVPLTAEPLGDERPFLGGSPREIADDLKGLEGTGVDHVLFSGMGFGPEAGLDETLARYAELISLARR, from the coding sequence ATGGAACTCGGTATCGCCCTGCCCACCTCCGGGCCTCTGGCCGGCCCCGCCGCCATCGCCCGCGTCGCCCGCGAGGCCGAACAACTCGGCTACGACTCGGTGTGGACCTACGAACGACTGCTGCGACCGACCGCGCCCGTCGCCATCGGCGGCGGCGACCCCCAGCCTGTGCCCGAGATCTACCGGGTCGTCTACGAGCCGCTGGAGACGCTGAGCTACGTGGCCGCGCTCACCGACCGGATCAAGCTCGGCACCAGCATCATCGACGCCCTGCTGCACCCCGCCGTCGTCCTCGCCAAGCGCCTGGCCACCCTCGACCAGCTCAGCGGCGGCCGGGTGGTGGCCGGGCTCGGCCAGGGCTGGATGCCGCAGGAGTTCGCCGCCGCCGGGGTGCCGATGAGCCGGATCGGGCGCGGCATGGACGAGGTCGTCGCCGCCATGCGGGCGAGCTGGGGGCCGGACCCCGTCGCGTACGAGGGCGACTTCACCCACATCGCCGCCTCCGAGATCAACCCGAAGCCGGTGCAGCCGCGGCTGCCGATCCTGCTGGGCGCCATGACGCCGGGCGGCATCCGGCGGGCCGCGCGCATCGCCGACGGGCTCAACCCGGTGGTGATCAACCGTGACACGCTGATCGACATGACCAAGGCGTTCCGGGCGGCGGTCGCGGAGCAGGGCCGCGACCCGGAGTCGGTGACCGTGGTGGCCCGGGCCAACGTGCCGCTCACGGCCGAGCCCCTGGGCGACGAGCGGCCGTTCCTGGGCGGCTCGCCGCGCGAGATCGCCGACGACCTCAAGGGGCTGGAGGGCACCGGCGTGGACCACGTGCTGTTCTCCGGCATGGGCTTCGGGCCGGAGGCCGGGCTCGACGAGACCCTCGCCCGCTACGCCGAGCTCATCAGCCTGGCCCGCCGGTAG
- a CDS encoding winged helix-turn-helix transcriptional regulator, with amino-acid sequence MTERLSSAVAADQHAQVSGCDVQFVDVFKVLGKRWNGMIIVALMQRPARFSELAKMIHGITDGILADRLRELTAARLVERQLADGPSTAVLYRLTPVGEDLRQAFHELREWAARNNLGELCRP; translated from the coding sequence ATGACCGAGCGCCTTTCCTCAGCCGTGGCAGCGGATCAGCACGCGCAGGTCAGCGGGTGCGACGTGCAGTTCGTGGACGTGTTCAAGGTGCTCGGCAAACGCTGGAACGGCATGATCATCGTGGCGCTGATGCAGCGGCCGGCGCGGTTCAGCGAGCTCGCCAAGATGATCCACGGGATCACCGACGGCATCCTCGCCGACCGCCTCCGCGAGCTGACGGCCGCGCGCCTGGTGGAGCGGCAGCTCGCCGACGGGCCGAGCACGGCGGTCCTCTACCGGCTCACCCCGGTCGGCGAGGACCTCCGGCAGGCCTTCCACGAGCTGCGCGAGTGGGCCGCCCGCAACAACCTCGGCGAACTCTGCCGCCCCTGA